One Rhodoferax ferrireducens T118 DNA segment encodes these proteins:
- a CDS encoding amino acid ABC transporter substrate-binding protein → MHLSKLQTLTAVVATVGAFMSAPAHAGKTLDGIKARGQVVCGVNTGLAGFGAADSAGKWTGLDVDVCRAIAAATLGDAEKIKYVPLNAQQRFTALQSGEVDVLSRNTTFTLTRDASLGLHDTAVTYYDGQGFMVPVKSKIKSAKQLKGQTVCVQSGTTTEKNLTDYSKANGLNIKPVVFEKLEAAENAYFTGRCIAYTTDASGLASTRNKVAKDPKEHIILPELISKEPLGPMVRRGDDEWFAIVKWVIYGLLEAEEYGITQANLEGLKATSKDPVVQRILGTSEDSGKLLGLSKDWMANAIKATGNYGEIFERNVGPNSPLGLPRGVNNQWNKGGLMYAYPVR, encoded by the coding sequence ATGCACCTGAGTAAATTACAAACCCTGACCGCTGTTGTGGCAACCGTGGGCGCCTTCATGAGCGCTCCTGCCCATGCGGGCAAGACCCTGGACGGCATCAAGGCCCGTGGCCAGGTGGTCTGCGGTGTCAACACCGGTCTGGCCGGTTTTGGTGCGGCTGACTCGGCGGGCAAATGGACTGGGTTGGATGTGGATGTATGCCGCGCCATCGCCGCCGCCACCTTGGGCGATGCTGAAAAGATCAAATATGTGCCGCTCAATGCGCAGCAACGCTTCACTGCCCTGCAGTCGGGCGAAGTGGACGTGCTCTCGCGCAATACCACATTCACCCTGACCCGCGATGCGTCTCTAGGCCTGCACGACACTGCAGTGACCTACTATGACGGTCAAGGCTTCATGGTGCCCGTCAAGAGCAAGATCAAGAGCGCCAAGCAGCTCAAGGGCCAAACCGTGTGTGTGCAATCGGGCACCACCACGGAAAAGAACCTGACCGACTACTCCAAGGCCAACGGGCTGAACATCAAACCGGTCGTGTTTGAAAAGCTTGAGGCCGCTGAAAACGCTTACTTTACCGGTCGTTGCATTGCCTACACAACCGACGCGTCTGGTCTGGCTTCGACCCGCAACAAGGTTGCCAAGGACCCCAAAGAACACATCATCCTGCCTGAACTCATCTCCAAAGAGCCTTTGGGCCCGATGGTGCGCCGCGGTGACGACGAGTGGTTTGCGATTGTCAAATGGGTGATTTATGGCCTGCTCGAAGCAGAAGAGTACGGCATCACCCAAGCCAATTTGGAAGGTTTGAAGGCTACCAGCAAAGACCCCGTGGTGCAGCGCATCCTGGGCACCTCTGAAGACTCCGGAAAGCTGCTGGGTCTGAGCAAGGACTGGATGGCCAACGCCATCAAGGCGACTGGCAACTATGGTGAAATTTTTGAACGCAATGTCGGCCCCAATTCGCCTCTGGGCCTGCCCCGTGGCGTCAACAACCAGTGGAACAAGGGCGGCTTGATGTACGCCTACCCGGTGCGCTAA
- a CDS encoding propionate--CoA ligase, whose amino-acid sequence MTNYAEFHRRSLEDRDAFWGEQARLVDWKTQPQQVCDYSNPPFAKWFVGGTTNLCHNAVDRHLKDRADQAALIFVSTETNQEKVYSFRELHAEVQRMAAVLKDLGVKKSDRVLIYMPMIADAAFAMLACARIGAIHSVVFGGFASGSLASRIEDASPKVIISADAGSRGGKAVAYKPLLDEAIRLSSHKPEAVLLVDRGLVLMNLVAGRDHLWAALREKHMSTVVPCEWVDATHPSYTLYTSGTTGKPKGVQRDTGGYAVALAASMKHIYCGNAGETYFSTSDIGWVVGHSYIIYGPLVAGMATIMYEGLPTRPDGGIWWSLVEKYKVTVMFSAPTAIRVLKKQDPALLKKYDLSSLRALFLAGEPLDQPTAQWISEGLGRPIVDNYWQTETGWPILSICKGVDDSPTKFGSPGKAVYGYNVKLLDENTGEELKGANQKGVVAIEGPLPPGCLQTVWGDDARFVSTYWTTIPGRMVYSTFDWGIRDADGYYFILGRTDDVINVAGHRLGTREIEESISAHPNIAEVAVVGVADQLKGQVAMAFAVVKDMTLVADEAGRLKLEGEIMKLVDGDLGAVARPARVRFVTVLPKTRSGKLLRRAVQAVCEGRDPGDLTTMEDPAALQQIKDLVTE is encoded by the coding sequence ATGACAAACTACGCTGAATTTCACCGCCGTTCACTCGAAGATCGCGACGCATTCTGGGGCGAACAAGCCCGACTGGTGGATTGGAAAACGCAGCCACAGCAGGTCTGTGACTACAGCAATCCGCCATTTGCCAAGTGGTTTGTTGGTGGCACCACCAATTTGTGCCACAACGCGGTCGATCGCCATCTGAAAGACCGGGCTGACCAGGCGGCGCTGATTTTTGTGTCGACCGAGACCAACCAGGAGAAGGTCTATTCGTTTCGTGAGCTGCACGCCGAGGTGCAGCGCATGGCGGCGGTGCTTAAAGACCTGGGGGTGAAAAAGAGCGACCGGGTGCTGATCTACATGCCGATGATTGCCGATGCCGCGTTTGCCATGCTGGCCTGCGCGCGCATAGGTGCGATTCACTCGGTGGTTTTTGGCGGCTTTGCCTCGGGCTCACTGGCCTCGCGTATTGAAGACGCCTCGCCCAAAGTGATCATCAGTGCCGACGCCGGTTCGCGCGGCGGCAAAGCGGTGGCGTACAAACCCCTGCTGGATGAAGCGATCCGCCTGTCCAGCCACAAACCGGAGGCGGTGCTGCTGGTGGATCGCGGTCTCGTCCTTATGAATCTGGTAGCGGGCCGGGACCATCTGTGGGCGGCTCTGCGGGAAAAACACATGAGTACCGTGGTGCCCTGCGAGTGGGTCGATGCCACGCACCCGAGCTACACGCTCTACACCAGCGGTACCACCGGTAAGCCCAAAGGTGTGCAGCGCGACACCGGCGGTTACGCCGTCGCGCTGGCCGCCAGCATGAAACACATTTACTGCGGTAATGCCGGTGAAACCTATTTTTCCACCAGCGACATCGGCTGGGTCGTAGGCCACAGCTACATCATTTACGGCCCCCTGGTTGCGGGCATGGCGACCATCATGTACGAAGGCCTGCCGACGCGACCGGATGGCGGCATCTGGTGGAGTCTGGTCGAGAAATACAAGGTGACGGTGATGTTCAGCGCGCCCACGGCGATCCGGGTGTTGAAAAAACAGGACCCGGCGCTGCTCAAAAAATATGATTTGTCGTCACTGCGTGCACTGTTCCTGGCCGGCGAGCCCCTGGATCAGCCCACCGCCCAATGGATCAGCGAGGGCCTGGGCCGACCGATTGTCGACAACTACTGGCAGACCGAGACCGGCTGGCCGATCCTGAGCATTTGCAAAGGCGTTGATGATTCGCCGACCAAGTTCGGATCGCCAGGCAAGGCGGTCTACGGCTACAACGTCAAACTGCTCGACGAAAACACCGGCGAGGAACTCAAGGGCGCCAACCAGAAGGGCGTGGTGGCCATCGAGGGTCCGTTGCCGCCCGGCTGCCTGCAGACGGTGTGGGGTGACGATGCGCGCTTCGTCAGCACTTACTGGACCACCATCCCGGGGCGCATGGTCTACAGCACTTTTGACTGGGGCATTCGCGATGCCGATGGCTACTACTTCATCCTGGGCCGCACCGACGATGTGATCAACGTCGCCGGGCACCGGCTGGGCACGCGCGAGATTGAAGAAAGCATCTCGGCCCACCCCAACATTGCCGAAGTGGCGGTGGTCGGTGTCGCCGATCAACTCAAGGGCCAGGTCGCGATGGCGTTTGCGGTGGTCAAGGACATGACCCTGGTTGCCGACGAAGCCGGTCGCCTGAAGTTGGAGGGCGAGATCATGAAACTCGTGGACGGTGACCTGGGTGCCGTCGCCCGGCCGGCGCGCGTGCGCTTCGTCACGGTGCTGCCCAAAACCCGTAGCGGCAAGCTGCTGCGCCGGGCCGTGCAGGCGGTTTGTGAAGGACGCGACCCCGGGGACCTGACAACCATGGAAGACCCGGCAGCGCTGCAACAGATCAAGGATTTGGTAACAGAGTAA
- a CDS encoding AraC family transcriptional regulator yields MPLTDCSIPAAAPSARVVAPYAHTLWDAARAQGLDDALLMATLGRTAIGDDDVSVAAYLDLLRAAREQGGPLFGWRLGQCVKPTSYGVNGILLLACPTLGDALQQVLRFESLVHDLGRSSFTRHADRVVYAWRNDCAVHPMAGVLAESVFSGIQTCAQWLIGKPLIDFDLEFTHVTDAATSARIGQWSGARVRWGAAENRAVFPASVLACPIPQANKALLPLLQQHAEALLQARYPQDVGIVAQVRQSISGRLGSGSVKLAGVASDLHLSTRTLQRRLADVGVAYQTLLDSSRHELARHYLSNSAMPVAEVAYLLGFQDTPAFHHAFKGWQGQGPGQYRMSVCQKV; encoded by the coding sequence ATGCCGTTAACCGACTGTTCAATCCCGGCCGCAGCTCCAAGCGCGCGTGTGGTGGCGCCCTATGCCCACACGCTGTGGGATGCAGCGCGTGCACAGGGGCTGGATGATGCGCTGTTGATGGCGACGCTCGGGCGCACCGCCATCGGCGATGACGATGTTTCGGTAGCGGCCTACCTGGACCTGCTGCGGGCGGCCCGTGAACAGGGTGGGCCGCTGTTTGGCTGGCGTCTGGGGCAGTGTGTCAAACCCACCTCCTATGGCGTCAACGGTATCTTGCTGCTGGCTTGTCCAACCCTGGGGGATGCACTGCAACAGGTACTGCGTTTTGAGTCGCTGGTGCATGACCTGGGCCGCTCCAGCTTCACCCGGCACGCAGACAGGGTGGTTTACGCCTGGCGCAACGACTGCGCCGTGCATCCGATGGCCGGTGTGCTGGCGGAATCTGTGTTCTCTGGCATTCAAACCTGCGCCCAGTGGCTGATCGGCAAGCCCCTGATCGATTTTGACCTTGAGTTCACGCACGTCACCGACGCCGCCACATCGGCGCGCATTGGGCAGTGGAGTGGGGCGCGTGTGCGCTGGGGCGCGGCTGAAAACCGGGCAGTCTTTCCGGCCTCGGTACTGGCCTGCCCGATCCCGCAAGCCAACAAAGCCCTGTTGCCTCTGCTGCAGCAGCACGCCGAAGCCTTGCTGCAAGCGCGTTATCCGCAGGATGTGGGCATCGTGGCCCAGGTGCGCCAAAGTATTTCCGGTCGTCTGGGCAGCGGTTCGGTCAAACTCGCCGGCGTCGCCTCAGACCTGCACCTGTCCACCCGCACCTTGCAGCGCCGCCTGGCGGATGTGGGGGTGGCTTATCAGACGCTGCTGGACAGCAGCCGCCACGAATTGGCTCGCCATTACCTGAGCAACTCGGCCATGCCGGTGGCCGAGGTGGCTTATCTGCTGGGTTTTCAGGATACGCCGGCGTTTCATCATGCCTTCAAGGGCTGGCAAGGTCAGGGGCCAGGGCAGTACCGCATGTCGGTTTGCCAAAAAGTTTAA
- a CDS encoding amino acid ABC transporter ATP-binding protein — translation MSESSTPQPIIIFDKVNKWYGNNFHVLRDIDLTVAKGERIVICGPSGSGKSTLIRCINRLEEHQQGRLVVDGIELADDVKAIDQVRKEVGMVFQQFNLFPHLTVLENLTLSPMWVGKMPKKEAEEKAMHQLNRVRIAEQAEKYPLQLSGGQQQRVAIARALCLKPKIMLFDEPTSALDPEMIKEVLDVMIAMADEGITMLCVTHEMGFAKAVADRVIFMDQGQIVEQNNPHDFFNNPQNERSKDFLSKILGH, via the coding sequence ATGTCCGAGTCCTCAACCCCACAACCCATCATCATTTTCGACAAGGTCAACAAGTGGTACGGCAATAACTTTCATGTGCTGCGCGACATTGACCTGACCGTGGCCAAGGGCGAACGCATCGTCATTTGCGGACCGTCGGGCTCGGGAAAATCCACGCTGATCCGCTGCATCAATCGCCTTGAAGAGCACCAACAAGGGCGTCTGGTTGTGGACGGGATCGAACTCGCTGACGACGTCAAGGCCATCGACCAGGTGCGCAAGGAAGTCGGCATGGTGTTTCAGCAATTCAATCTGTTCCCCCACCTGACGGTCCTGGAGAACCTGACGCTGTCACCGATGTGGGTCGGAAAAATGCCCAAAAAGGAAGCCGAGGAAAAGGCCATGCACCAGCTCAACCGGGTGCGCATCGCCGAGCAGGCCGAGAAATACCCGCTGCAACTCTCGGGCGGCCAGCAGCAGCGGGTCGCCATTGCGCGTGCCCTGTGCCTCAAGCCCAAAATCATGCTGTTTGACGAGCCCACCTCGGCGCTGGACCCCGAAATGATCAAGGAAGTGCTCGATGTGATGATCGCCATGGCCGATGAGGGCATCACCATGCTGTGCGTCACGCACGAAATGGGCTTTGCCAAGGCGGTGGCCGACCGCGTGATCTTTATGGATCAGGGTCAGATCGTGGAACAAAACAATCCGCATGACTTCTTCAACAACCCGCAAAACGAGCGCAGCAAAGACTTTTTGTCTAAGATTCTGGGGCATTGA
- a CDS encoding 2-oxoglutarate dehydrogenase E1 component has translation MSETTSQGASSTSSVYQAYQANTYLFGGNAPYVEEMYENYLANPGGVPDSWRDYFDALQHVPAADGSNAKDVPHLPVINAFAERAKQGGTKVVVANVDAEMGRKRTAAQQLIAAYRNVGVSWADLDPLKRAERVVIPELEPSFYGFSDADQEAVFDTSNTFFGKNSMSLRELMNALRQTYCGTIGAQFMHTTDQNHKRWWQQKLESIRSKPSFSVEQQKHILDRLTAAEGLERFLHTKYVGQKRFSLEGGESFIACMDELIQSAGVKGIQEIVIGMAHRGRLNVLVNSLGKMPGDLFAEFDHTAPEELTSGDVKYHQGFSSDVTTRGGPVHLSLAFNPSHLEIVNPVVEGSVRARMDRRADPLGKQVLPVLVHGDAAFSGQGVNMETFALAETRGYSTGGTVHIIINNQIGFTTSDPRDSRSTLYCTDVIKMIEAPVVHVNGDDPEAVVLATQLALEFRLEFRKDVVVDIVCFRKLGHNEQDTPALTQPLMYKKIAAHPGTRSLYADKLAAQGLGATLGDDMVKAFRAAMDAGKHTVDPVLTNFKSKYAVDWAPFIGQKWTDAAETAIPLGEWKRLAEKITTIPASVTPHNLVRKVYEDRAAMGRGDLPVDWGMGEHMAFASLVASGYPVRLSGEDCGRGTFTHRHSVIHDQNREKWDVGTYIPLQNVTDNQAPFVVIDSILSEEAVLAFEYGYASNEPNTLVIWEAQFGDFANGAQVVIDQFIASGEVKWGRVNGITLMLPHGYEGQGPEHSSARLERFMQLSADTNMQVVQPTTASQIFHILRRQMVRNIRKPLIILTPKSLLRAKDAASPVSEFTKGSFQTIIPEQKALKADKVKRLVACSGKVYYDLVKKREEIAADDVAIIRVEQLYPFPHKAFAAELKRYPNVTEVVWCQDEPQNQGAWFFVQHYIYENMFDGQKRGYSGRAASASPAVGYAHLHQEQQKALVEGAFAKLKGTVLTK, from the coding sequence ATGAGTGAAACAACGTCTCAAGGGGCGAGTTCGACATCGTCGGTCTATCAGGCCTATCAGGCCAATACCTATCTTTTTGGTGGCAACGCGCCGTACGTCGAAGAGATGTACGAAAACTACCTGGCCAATCCCGGTGGTGTGCCAGACAGTTGGCGTGACTACTTCGATGCCTTGCAGCATGTGCCCGCCGCAGATGGCAGCAACGCCAAAGACGTGCCCCACCTCCCCGTCATCAATGCATTTGCCGAGCGTGCCAAACAGGGCGGCACCAAGGTCGTGGTGGCCAATGTTGATGCCGAAATGGGGCGCAAGCGCACCGCCGCGCAGCAGTTGATTGCAGCCTACCGCAACGTTGGCGTCAGTTGGGCGGATCTGGACCCTTTGAAGCGCGCCGAGCGGGTGGTGATTCCTGAATTGGAGCCCTCGTTTTACGGTTTCAGCGATGCCGACCAGGAAGCGGTGTTTGACACCAGCAACACCTTCTTTGGTAAAAACAGCATGAGCCTGCGCGAGTTGATGAACGCGTTGCGGCAGACTTATTGCGGCACCATCGGTGCGCAGTTCATGCACACCACGGATCAGAACCACAAACGCTGGTGGCAACAAAAATTGGAGAGTATTCGTTCCAAACCGAGCTTCTCGGTGGAGCAACAAAAACACATTCTGGATCGGCTGACCGCCGCCGAAGGCTTGGAGCGGTTTTTGCACACCAAGTATGTGGGGCAAAAGCGCTTTTCCCTGGAAGGTGGCGAGAGTTTTATCGCCTGCATGGATGAGCTGATTCAATCGGCTGGCGTCAAGGGCATCCAGGAAATCGTGATTGGCATGGCGCACCGGGGGCGTCTGAACGTGCTGGTGAATTCGCTGGGCAAGATGCCTGGTGATCTGTTTGCCGAGTTCGACCATACCGCACCCGAAGAATTGACCAGCGGGGACGTGAAATACCACCAGGGTTTCAGTTCTGACGTCACCACCCGCGGTGGCCCGGTGCATTTAAGTCTGGCGTTCAACCCCTCGCATCTGGAGATCGTCAACCCGGTGGTTGAGGGTTCAGTGCGCGCCCGCATGGATCGCCGCGCTGACCCGCTCGGCAAGCAAGTGCTGCCGGTGCTGGTGCATGGCGACGCGGCCTTTTCGGGCCAGGGTGTCAACATGGAAACCTTTGCGCTGGCTGAAACCCGGGGTTACTCCACGGGTGGCACGGTGCATATCATCATCAACAACCAGATCGGTTTCACCACCAGCGATCCACGCGACAGCCGCTCCACACTGTATTGCACCGATGTGATCAAGATGATCGAGGCGCCGGTGGTGCATGTGAACGGCGATGACCCGGAAGCCGTGGTGCTGGCCACTCAGTTGGCGCTCGAGTTCCGTCTGGAGTTTCGCAAGGACGTGGTGGTCGACATCGTTTGTTTCCGCAAGCTCGGCCACAATGAGCAGGACACACCGGCGCTGACGCAGCCGCTGATGTACAAGAAAATTGCAGCTCACCCCGGAACGCGCAGCCTGTACGCCGACAAACTGGCAGCGCAGGGTTTGGGGGCCACGCTCGGCGATGACATGGTCAAGGCCTTCCGCGCCGCCATGGATGCGGGCAAACACACGGTAGACCCGGTACTGACCAACTTCAAGAGTAAGTACGCTGTGGACTGGGCGCCCTTTATTGGCCAGAAGTGGACCGATGCCGCCGAGACCGCGATCCCCCTGGGTGAGTGGAAGCGTCTGGCTGAAAAAATCACCACCATTCCGGCCAGCGTGACGCCGCACAACCTGGTTAGAAAGGTCTATGAAGATCGCGCCGCCATGGGCAGGGGCGACCTGCCGGTGGACTGGGGCATGGGCGAGCACATGGCCTTTGCCTCGCTGGTGGCCAGCGGCTACCCGGTGCGCCTGAGCGGCGAAGACTGCGGTCGCGGCACCTTTACCCACCGGCATTCGGTGATTCACGACCAAAACCGTGAAAAGTGGGATGTGGGCACCTATATCCCGCTGCAAAACGTGACCGACAACCAGGCTCCGTTTGTCGTCATCGACTCGATCCTGTCAGAAGAGGCCGTGCTGGCCTTTGAGTATGGCTACGCGTCGAACGAACCCAACACGCTGGTGATCTGGGAAGCCCAGTTTGGCGATTTTGCCAATGGGGCGCAAGTTGTTATCGACCAGTTCATCGCCTCCGGCGAGGTGAAGTGGGGCCGCGTCAACGGCATCACCCTGATGCTGCCGCACGGCTACGAAGGCCAGGGCCCCGAGCACAGCTCGGCCCGACTGGAGCGCTTCATGCAGCTCAGTGCCGACACCAATATGCAGGTCGTGCAGCCGACCACGGCGAGCCAGATTTTCCACATTTTGCGGCGACAGATGGTGCGCAACATTCGCAAGCCCTTGATCATCCTGACGCCCAAGTCGCTGCTGCGCGCCAAGGATGCAGCGTCTCCCGTGTCCGAATTTACCAAGGGCAGCTTCCAGACCATCATTCCGGAACAAAAAGCGCTGAAGGCCGACAAGGTCAAGCGCCTGGTGGCTTGTTCCGGCAAGGTCTATTACGACCTGGTCAAAAAGCGCGAAGAAATCGCTGCCGACGACGTGGCGATTATTCGGGTCGAGCAGTTGTATCCGTTTCCACACAAGGCGTTTGCCGCTGAACTCAAAAGATATCCGAATGTGACGGAGGTCGTATGGTGTCAGGATGAGCCGCAA
- a CDS encoding amino acid ABC transporter permease, which translates to MNSKNPPKKNNWSWRSQAFRGLIYQVIAILAIGGFVWFLAHNTLLNMRVRGIQSGFDFLKQAAGFDIGESLYPFDSAQPYWQAFLVGVTNTLRVAVLGIILATVLGTLLGVGRFSRNALVRGLCQVYVELFRNIPVLLQLLLWYVILTEVLPAASDAWVFGSFFLSKGGLNYPIPVWSIGQLWAAYGLIPGLVLAWVYRRWAKRQFEATGRVRSMVWMPLVIVLAASLLGWLLGGAPTALNRPFKGDFSIENGGALTPEFLAVLLGLTLYTASFIAEVVRGGIQSVALGQSEAAAALGLSRQQEMRLVMLPQALRVIIPPLTNQYLNLTKNSSLAVAIGYPDVVSIANTALNQTGRAVECISLVMLVYLSTSLGTAVLMNWYNSRSAIKER; encoded by the coding sequence ATGAATTCAAAAAATCCTCCTAAAAAGAATAACTGGTCCTGGCGCAGTCAGGCCTTTCGAGGCCTGATTTACCAGGTCATCGCCATTCTGGCTATCGGCGGCTTTGTCTGGTTTCTGGCCCACAACACCCTGCTCAACATGCGGGTGCGTGGCATCCAGAGCGGGTTTGACTTTCTGAAACAAGCGGCCGGCTTTGATATCGGCGAAAGCCTGTATCCGTTTGACTCGGCCCAACCGTACTGGCAAGCCTTCCTGGTGGGCGTCACCAACACCCTGCGCGTGGCCGTGCTGGGCATTATTCTGGCCACCGTGTTAGGCACCCTGTTAGGCGTGGGGCGGTTCTCGCGCAATGCCTTGGTGCGCGGCCTGTGCCAGGTCTACGTGGAGCTTTTTCGCAACATCCCCGTGCTATTGCAACTGCTGCTGTGGTACGTGATCTTGACCGAGGTATTGCCCGCCGCATCTGATGCCTGGGTGTTCGGCTCTTTTTTCTTGAGCAAAGGCGGGCTCAACTACCCGATTCCGGTGTGGTCTATCGGGCAATTGTGGGCCGCTTATGGTTTGATCCCCGGTTTGGTTTTGGCCTGGGTTTACCGGCGCTGGGCCAAGCGCCAGTTTGAGGCGACCGGCCGGGTGCGCAGCATGGTCTGGATGCCGCTGGTGATTGTTCTTGCGGCCAGCCTGCTCGGATGGTTGCTCGGTGGCGCACCCACGGCATTGAACCGACCGTTCAAAGGTGATTTTTCGATTGAAAACGGGGGGGCGCTGACACCTGAGTTTTTGGCTGTGTTATTGGGTCTGACGCTTTACACCGCCTCCTTCATAGCCGAAGTGGTGCGCGGTGGCATCCAGTCGGTAGCGCTGGGCCAGAGTGAAGCGGCGGCCGCCTTGGGCCTGAGCCGCCAGCAGGAAATGCGCCTGGTGATGCTGCCACAGGCGTTGCGCGTGATCATCCCGCCGCTGACCAACCAATACCTCAATTTGACCAAAAACTCCTCGCTGGCGGTGGCCATTGGCTACCCCGATGTGGTCTCCATTGCCAACACCGCGCTCAACCAGACCGGCCGCGCGGTGGAGTGCATTTCATTGGTGATGCTGGTTTACCTGAGCACCTCACTGGGTACCGCCGTTCTGATGAACTGGTACAACAGCCGCTCTGCCATCAAAGAACGTTGA
- a CDS encoding amino acid ABC transporter permease has product MTATIFQPIAARPAPVDTEGPVAWVKANLLADWKTTLATLIVGGVLLWLVPQILNWAVFKAAWLPNYEACRAPGVGACWGVIAEKYRVIIFGRYPFEEQWRPLIATVLLTGLLVASCVRMFWKTWLPLLWVVVLAAFFTLMYGNSLGLTQVDTDRWGGLPLTILLASLSLVMSFPIALLVALGRRSSLPAIRSFCTIYVELIRGVPLISVLFMASFMFPLFMPQGFKIDVLIRVLVGITLFAAAYSAEVIRGGLQAIPKGQVEAAATLGLSYWQTQRKIVLPQALAMVVPGIMNNFISTFKDTSLVTIVSLYELTGAMSLALNSDSNWRPFTIEGYIFIALIYFVFCFSMSRYSHWVEKQVNKSKLR; this is encoded by the coding sequence ATGACTGCAACTATTTTTCAACCTATTGCTGCGCGCCCTGCCCCGGTCGACACCGAGGGCCCGGTCGCCTGGGTCAAAGCCAATTTGCTGGCTGACTGGAAAACCACCCTGGCGACCCTGATCGTTGGCGGCGTTTTACTGTGGCTGGTACCGCAAATCCTGAACTGGGCGGTGTTCAAAGCCGCCTGGCTGCCCAACTATGAGGCCTGCCGCGCCCCCGGTGTGGGCGCCTGCTGGGGCGTGATCGCCGAAAAATACCGTGTCATCATCTTCGGACGCTACCCGTTTGAGGAACAATGGCGCCCGCTCATTGCCACTGTGTTGCTCACCGGCTTGCTGGTGGCCAGTTGCGTGCGCATGTTCTGGAAAACCTGGCTGCCGCTGCTGTGGGTGGTCGTGCTGGCGGCATTTTTCACTCTGATGTACGGCAACTCGCTGGGCCTGACCCAAGTGGACACCGATCGCTGGGGCGGCTTGCCGCTGACCATTCTGCTGGCTTCGCTGTCCCTGGTGATGTCGTTCCCGATTGCACTGCTGGTGGCACTGGGGCGGCGCTCCAGCCTGCCCGCCATCCGCAGTTTTTGCACCATTTACGTCGAGTTGATTCGCGGCGTGCCGCTGATCTCGGTGCTGTTCATGGCCTCCTTCATGTTTCCGCTGTTCATGCCGCAAGGCTTCAAGATCGACGTGCTGATCCGCGTGCTGGTGGGCATCACCCTGTTTGCCGCGGCCTATTCGGCCGAGGTCATTCGCGGCGGTCTGCAGGCCATTCCCAAGGGGCAAGTCGAGGCGGCCGCCACCCTGGGGCTGTCGTACTGGCAAACCCAGCGCAAGATCGTGCTGCCACAAGCCCTGGCGATGGTGGTGCCGGGCATCATGAACAACTTCATTTCCACCTTCAAGGACACCTCGCTGGTCACCATCGTCAGCCTCTATGAATTGACCGGGGCCATGAGCCTGGCGCTTAACTCCGACTCCAACTGGCGCCCGTTCACGATTGAAGGCTACATTTTTATTGCCCTGATTTACTTTGTGTTTTGCTTCTCCATGTCGCGCTACAGCCACTGGGTGGAAAAACAAGTCAACAAAAGCAAGCTGCGCTGA
- a CDS encoding isochorismatase family protein: MLLDAAQSQLVLVDYQNRLMPAIFEAPLVLANALRLAQIARLLEVPIWGTEQNPSKLGENAPELRALCAQTLSKMHFSGVEEGLGEWLRPPAKPVAGNARSLPKHLQKPTANASERNTVVIAGCEAHVCLLQTALHLLEDEFEVWVVTDACSSRTERNRDAAFDRLAGAGAELVTTEMVAFEWLRGAEHPHFKAVQNLIK, encoded by the coding sequence ATGTTGCTAGATGCTGCCCAATCCCAACTCGTGCTGGTGGATTACCAGAACCGCCTGATGCCCGCCATTTTTGAAGCCCCGCTGGTGCTGGCCAACGCGCTGCGCCTGGCGCAAATTGCGCGTTTGCTGGAGGTACCAATTTGGGGCACTGAGCAAAATCCGTCCAAGTTGGGCGAAAACGCGCCCGAATTGCGGGCGCTGTGCGCGCAGACCTTGAGCAAAATGCACTTCAGCGGTGTCGAAGAAGGCCTGGGCGAGTGGCTGCGCCCACCAGCCAAGCCGGTCGCGGGCAACGCGCGCAGCTTGCCCAAGCACCTGCAAAAGCCGACTGCAAATGCGTCCGAGCGCAACACGGTTGTGATTGCCGGCTGCGAGGCGCACGTTTGCCTGCTGCAAACCGCGCTGCATTTGCTCGAAGACGAGTTTGAAGTCTGGGTGGTGACCGACGCCTGCAGCTCACGCACCGAGCGCAACCGCGACGCTGCCTTTGACCGGCTGGCGGGCGCTGGGGCCGAACTGGTGACGACCGAGATGGTGGCATTTGAGTGGCTGCGCGGCGCCGAGCATCCCCACTTCAAAGCAGTGCAGAATTTGATCAAATAG